Sequence from the Streptomyces sp. NBC_00440 genome:
TGAACCTGTCCAGGCGGGGTCTGCTGGCCGCGAGCGGAGCCGTGGGTGCGCTGGGAGCCGTGGGCGGGGCGGCCCAGCCGGCCGCCGCGCACGGGAAGCGCGCCCGGGTGAGTACCGGGTTCGACCGGCTGGCCGCCGACGGCTACGGCCTGCTCGACGGGGAGCGCGTCGGGATCGTCACCAACCCGACCGGGGTCACCCAGGACGTCCGGCACATCGTCGATGTCATGCACGCCGACCGGAGGGTGAACCTCACCGCCGTCTTCGGCCCGGAGCACGGGTTCCGCGGCACGGCGCAGGCGGGCGGTTCGGAGGGGCGGTACGACGACCCGGCGACCGGGCTTCCGGTGTACGACACGTACACCAGGAGCGGGCAGCCCCTCGCGGACATCTTCACCACGTCCGGCGTGGACACGGTGGTCTTCGACATCCAGGACGTGGGGGCCCGCTTCTACACGTACATCTGGACGCTGTACGACTGCATGGAGGCGGCGGCGCTGGCGGGCCTGCGCTTCGTGGTGCTGGACCGGCCGAATCCGGTCACGGGGCGGGCCGCGCTCGGTCCTGTGCTGCACAAGGAGTTCGCGACCTTCGTCGGGCGGCAGCCCGTCTCCCAGGCGCACGGGATGACCGTGACGGAGCTCGCCCGGCTCTTCAACGGTGAATTCCTCCCGAAGCCGGTCGAGTTGGAGACCGTGCGGATGTCCGGCTGGCGGCGCGGCGACTTCTTCGACGCGACGGGCCTGCCATGGGTGCCGCCGAGCCCGAACATGCCGACACCGGACACCGCTCTCGTCTACTCGGGGACCTGTCTGTTCGAGGGGACGAACCTCTCCGAGGGACGGGGCACCACCAGGCCGTTCGAGCTGCTGGGGGCCGAGGGGATCGACCGGCGGTGGGCCGAGGCGGCCAACGCGCTGGAGCTGCCGGGGGTCGCCTTCCGCGAGGCGTACTTCGCGCCGGTGTTCTCCAAGTTCGAGGGGAAGACCGCGGGCGGTGTGCAGCTCCATGTCCAGGACCGTGCGGCGTTCGACCCGGTGCGGACCGCGATCGGGCTGCTGGTGACGGCCAAGAAGGTCTGGTCCGGGTTCGCCTGGCGTTCCGACGACTGGATCGACAAGCTGACCGGGTCCGCGCAGGTCCGCACCATGATCGACAAGGGTGCGGACACCGATGAGGTGGTGGCGGCCTGGCAGGGCGAACTCGCCGCCTTCCGGTCCGTCCGCGAGCGGTATCTGACGTACCGCTGAGCGACAACCGCCGCGGGCCGGACCGGAGTTGTCCGGTCCGGCCCGCGGCCCCGTACCCCGGTATCGCTACCGGTGCGAGGGGAACTCCACGACCTGCTGGTACGTGGGCCGGTTCTGCCACTGGATGGGCCAGAACTGCAGCCCGCCCAGCGGACGGTGGATGATCGCGTCCGAGCACCACTGGTCACCGGCGGCGCAGCTGTCGTCGCCGGGGTAGACCTGCGCCGGGGTCTTGGCCGCGGCCTGGCCCAGGGTCGAGAGCAGCACGTCGCGGCAGGAGCTCAGGTCTCCCCCACCGCAGTACGTCTTGCCCAGCTTGCCCTTCACCGGGCGTCCCAGGACCGTACGGATGTCCTTGTCGACATAGCTCCACCAGCCGTACTGGAAGGCGGATCCGGCGTGGGCCCCGGTGGGTCCGTGGGCCGCCGACGGCGACTCGTCGATGGCGAGGTTGTTGGTGAGCGCCGTGTAGAGGTCGTCACCGAGCCCCGGTTTGAACT
This genomic interval carries:
- a CDS encoding exo-beta-N-acetylmuramidase NamZ family protein, translating into MNLSRRGLLAASGAVGALGAVGGAAQPAAAHGKRARVSTGFDRLAADGYGLLDGERVGIVTNPTGVTQDVRHIVDVMHADRRVNLTAVFGPEHGFRGTAQAGGSEGRYDDPATGLPVYDTYTRSGQPLADIFTTSGVDTVVFDIQDVGARFYTYIWTLYDCMEAAALAGLRFVVLDRPNPVTGRAALGPVLHKEFATFVGRQPVSQAHGMTVTELARLFNGEFLPKPVELETVRMSGWRRGDFFDATGLPWVPPSPNMPTPDTALVYSGTCLFEGTNLSEGRGTTRPFELLGAEGIDRRWAEAANALELPGVAFREAYFAPVFSKFEGKTAGGVQLHVQDRAAFDPVRTAIGLLVTAKKVWSGFAWRSDDWIDKLTGSAQVRTMIDKGADTDEVVAAWQGELAAFRSVRERYLTYR